The Porphyrobacter sp. HT-58-2 genome has a window encoding:
- a CDS encoding DsbE family thiol:disulfide interchange protein translates to MSNRLFLWVPLALFAFFAGLAGYMLTQEKDQFVESAMIGQSLPDFALDPAFGGLPGASKADFIGDKPRLLNIWASWCLPCIAEAPQLETLKEQGVEIIGIAIRDRPADVARFLERHGNPYTRIGSDRISEVQLAIGSSGVPETFVIDANGVIRYQHIGDIREADVAKLIAELEKAQ, encoded by the coding sequence ATGTCGAACCGTTTGTTTCTGTGGGTGCCGCTCGCCCTGTTCGCCTTTTTCGCTGGGCTGGCAGGCTATATGCTGACGCAGGAGAAGGATCAGTTCGTCGAAAGCGCGATGATCGGGCAGAGCTTGCCGGACTTTGCGCTCGATCCGGCATTCGGCGGACTGCCGGGGGCTTCGAAGGCGGATTTTATCGGTGACAAGCCCCGCCTGCTCAACATCTGGGCAAGCTGGTGCCTGCCTTGCATTGCTGAGGCTCCGCAGCTCGAGACGCTGAAGGAACAGGGCGTCGAGATCATCGGTATCGCCATTCGTGACCGCCCGGCTGATGTCGCGCGCTTTCTGGAACGCCATGGCAATCCTTACACCCGCATCGGTTCTGACCGCATTTCCGAGGTGCAGCTTGCAATCGGCTCGTCGGGTGTGCCGGAGACCTTCGTGATCGATGCCAATGGCGTGATCCGCTATCAGCATATCGGCGATATCCGCGAAGCTGATGTGGCAAAGCTGATCGCCGAACTGGAGAAGGCGCAATGA
- a CDS encoding tetratricopeptide repeat protein — protein MIEGWMAVSALALTAFAFAVLALKLPREGLTMFGAALVFGLAGYAWQGSPAQPSAPRPPVAAAGEQGEAMVEGRAALFERTTPPADYLVTSDAFARRGQFADAAALLQKGLRDNPRDLEGWLALGMALVGHADGFVTPAAVQAFGRAKAIDPSHPGAEYFLGFAYLQSGEVVAARNVWAGLVENSPPDAPWREGLAAEVARLDDMIARAPMLQGR, from the coding sequence ATGATCGAAGGCTGGATGGCGGTTTCGGCGCTCGCGCTGACGGCATTTGCCTTTGCGGTGCTGGCGCTGAAGCTCCCGCGCGAAGGGTTGACGATGTTCGGCGCGGCGCTTGTTTTCGGTCTTGCAGGCTATGCCTGGCAGGGCTCTCCCGCGCAGCCTTCCGCGCCGCGCCCCCCGGTCGCTGCTGCCGGTGAGCAAGGCGAGGCAATGGTTGAAGGCCGCGCTGCCTTGTTCGAGCGCACCACGCCGCCCGCCGATTATCTTGTGACCTCCGATGCCTTCGCCCGGCGCGGCCAGTTCGCCGACGCGGCGGCGCTGTTGCAGAAAGGGCTGAGAGACAATCCGCGCGACCTGGAAGGCTGGCTTGCGCTGGGGATGGCGCTGGTGGGCCATGCCGATGGTTTTGTCACGCCTGCCGCAGTGCAGGCCTTTGGCCGCGCCAAGGCAATTGATCCATCCCATCCCGGGGCGGAATACTTCCTCGGCTTTGCCTATCTGCAAAGCGGCGAGGTTGTCGCGGCGCGCAATGTCTGGGCAGGGTTGGTCGAAAACTCCCCGCCCGATGCGCCATGGCGCGAGGGGCTGGCAGCCGAAGTTGCCAGGCTTGACGACATGATTGCGCGCGCGCCGATGTTGCAGGGCCGGTAA
- a CDS encoding cytochrome c-type biogenesis protein, producing MIRAALAALLALLALPALAQDTMPPAPYAYNQLSDPKLEAEATALMHTLRCLKCQSQSIADSDAPMAGDMRHQVRSRILAGESPEQIRAWLIARYGDYVSYNPTVSSTTWPLFAVPLLVILLVAGVLLRRLGKRRDDAGDVA from the coding sequence ATGATCCGGGCTGCTCTTGCTGCGCTGCTGGCTCTGCTTGCGCTGCCCGCGCTGGCGCAGGACACCATGCCGCCTGCGCCCTATGCCTATAATCAGCTCTCCGATCCGAAGCTGGAGGCCGAGGCGACGGCGCTGATGCACACCCTGCGCTGTCTCAAGTGCCAGTCGCAGTCGATTGCCGACAGCGACGCGCCGATGGCTGGCGACATGCGCCATCAGGTGCGCAGCCGCATTCTCGCTGGCGAAAGCCCGGAGCAGATTCGTGCCTGGTTGATCGCACGGTATGGCGATTACGTGAGCTACAATCCCACCGTCAGCTCAACCACATGGCCGCTGTTCGCTGTGCCTTTGCTGGTAATCCTGCTCGTGGCGGGCGTGCTGCTGCGGCGGCTGGGCAAACGTCGCGATGACGCGGGGGATGTGGCATGA